A stretch of the Alnus glutinosa chromosome 6, dhAlnGlut1.1, whole genome shotgun sequence genome encodes the following:
- the LOC133870186 gene encoding carotenoid cleavage dioxygenase 8 homolog B, chloroplastic, which produces MASMGCLGIRNSILPAAVALTDMSGRINQRVTLKRNVRGLTVTNVATPSPAIAPSRETESVVNRNHVAWTSVRQESWEGELIVEGEIPLWLRGTYLRNGPGLWGIGNYEFRHLFDGYATLVKLRFENGRLVAGHRQIESEAYKAAKKNKRLCYREFSEVPKAENFLAYVGELASLFSGASLTDNANTGVVKLGDGRVVCLTETQKGSIVIDPDTLDTKGKFEYSDTLGGLIHSAHPIVTDKEFLTLLPDLVNPGYLAVRMKPGTNERKVIGRVNCRNGPAPGWVHSFPVTEHYIVVPEMPLRYCAQNLLKAEPTPLYKFEWHPDSKAFVHVMCKASGKIVASVEVPLFVTFHFINAYEAEDKDGRVTAIVADCCEHNADTTILEKLRLQNLRSFSGEDVLPDARVGRFIIPLNGSPYGKLEAALDPDEHGRGLDMCSINPNYLGLKYRYAFACGAHRPCNFPNTLSKLDLVEKKAKNWYEEGAVPSEPFFVPRPGATQEDDGVVISMISQKTGSGYALLLDGSSFKEIARAEFPYGLPYGLHGCWVPKK; this is translated from the exons ATGGCTTCCATGGGGTGTTTGGGTATACGAAACTCCATTTTGCCAGCCGCTGTGGCGCTTACGGATATGTCTGGTCGAATAAACCAAAGGGTTACTCTGAAGCGCAATGTTCGGGGCTTGACAGTCACGAATGTTGCAACTCCGTCGCCGGCAATCGCTCCATCACGGGAAACAGAAAGTGTGGTCAATCGGAATCATGTTGCATGGACAAGTGTGAGGCAGGAGAGCTGGGAAGGAGAGTTGATTGTAGAAGGAGAAATACCATTGTGGCTG AGGGGAACGTACCTAAGAAATGGTCCAGGCTTGTGGGGCATTGGGAACTACGAGTTCCGTCACCTCTTTGACGGTTACGCCACCCTAGTGAAGCTCCGCTTTGAGAATGGCCGATTAGTGGCTGGGCACCGTCAAATCGAATCAGAAGCGTACAAGGCggcaaagaagaacaaaagattATGTTACCGTGAGTTCTCTGAGGTTCCTAAGGCGGAAAATTTCCTAGCATATGTTGGAGAGCTTGCAAGCTTGTTCTCCGGTGCGTCACTAACCGATAATGCTAACACTGGGGTGGTCAAGCTGGGTGATGGCCGTGTGGTTTGCCTAACGGAGACACAAAAAGGCTCAATAGTGATCGATCCGGACACATTGGACACAAAAGGGAAATTTGAGTATAGTGACACATTAGGTGGTCTAATACACTCTGCGCACCCTATTGTGACGGATAAGGAGTTCTTGACTTTGTTGCCGGACTTGGTGAATCCGGGATACTTGGCGGTGAGGATGAAGCCGGGGACGAATGAGCGGAAGGTTATCGGGCGGGTGAATTGCCGGAATGGCCCAGCACCGGGCTGGGTCCATTCTTTTCCAGTGACTGAGCACTATATTGTTGTGCCTGAGATGCCCCTAAGGTATTGTGCCCAAAATTTGCTCAAGGCTGAGCCCACACCCCTATACAAGTTTGAATGGCACCCTGATTCTAAAGCGTTCGTGCATGTCATGTGTAAGGCCAGTGGCAAAATT GTGGCCAGCGTGGAAGTGCCTTTATTCGTTACATTCCACTTCATCAATGCTTACGAAGCGGAAGACAAAGATGGGAGAGTCACAGCAATTGTTGCCGATTGTTGTGAACACAATGCAGACACAACGATTCTGGAGAAGCTCAGATTGCAAAATCTCCGATCATTCAGTGGGGAAGATGTATTACCAGATGCTAG GGTCGGACGGTTCATTATACCCTTGAATGGGAGTCCGTATGGGAAGTTAGAGGCAGCACTGGACCCGGATGAACATGGGAGGGGCCTGGACATGTGTagcataaaccctaactatCTGGGCCTCAAATACAGATATGCTTTTGCTTGCGGAGCCCATCGTCCATGCAATTTCCCCAACACCCTCAGTAAG CTTGATTTAGTAGAGAAGAAGGCGAAGAACTGGTACGAGGAGGGTGCTGTGCCCTCAGAACCCTTCTTTGTGCCTCGGCCAGGGGCAACACAGGAAGACGATG GTGTTGTGATCTCCATGATTAGTCAGAAAACTGGAAGCGGATATGCATTATTGTTAGATGGATCTAGCTTCAAAGAAATTGCCAGAGCAGAGTTCCCATATGGCCTTCCCTATGGGTTGCATGGATGCTGGGTgccaaaaaagtga